One genomic segment of Verrucomicrobiota bacterium includes these proteins:
- a CDS encoding 3-methyladenine DNA glycosylase, giving the protein MTCTVWGEDEWMERMQRHRLRLEPYVLPALARKSRQEKHPIYDFLFEYYSFRPGSLLRWSPGPGVVLGGSRAGPAFAGRKGFMEVAGGVRVAPFPAARLDYLRWAAHFLTTTSARPPAFACLGLHEWAMVYRSRGTRHSQMNLRLAAGELERVLEEQALCCTHYDAYRFFTGAALPRNELALSRDTTTAHDQRGCIHVNMDLYRFCYKVYPWLAGELLADAFLLAVAAREIDMRASPYDLKPLGYEPIPLETSDGRGEYVRLQRHLAERAQPVRAGVLAAYRALLETVE; this is encoded by the coding sequence ATGACGTGCACGGTTTGGGGTGAAGACGAGTGGATGGAACGGATGCAGCGGCATCGGCTCCGCCTCGAACCGTACGTGCTGCCTGCCCTCGCACGAAAGTCGCGCCAGGAAAAACATCCCATTTACGATTTTCTGTTCGAATACTACTCGTTCCGGCCCGGTTCGCTGCTGCGCTGGAGCCCCGGACCGGGCGTGGTGCTGGGCGGATCGCGGGCGGGTCCGGCGTTTGCGGGGAGGAAAGGTTTTATGGAGGTTGCGGGCGGGGTTCGCGTGGCGCCGTTTCCGGCTGCGCGCCTCGATTACCTGCGGTGGGCTGCGCATTTTCTGACAACGACCAGTGCGCGGCCACCCGCCTTTGCGTGTCTCGGCTTGCATGAGTGGGCGATGGTTTACCGCAGCCGGGGAACGCGGCATTCCCAGATGAATCTCCGGTTGGCTGCCGGTGAGCTTGAGCGGGTTTTGGAAGAACAAGCCCTGTGTTGCACCCATTACGACGCTTATCGCTTTTTTACCGGCGCAGCCCTGCCGCGAAACGAGCTTGCCCTGAGCCGTGACACCACCACGGCACACGACCAGCGCGGGTGCATTCACGTGAACATGGATCTATACCGGTTCTGCTATAAAGTTTACCCTTGGTTAGCGGGCGAATTGCTCGCCGACGCGTTCCTGCTCGCGGTGGCCGCGCGGGAGATCGATATGCGCGCAAGCCCGTATGACTTGAAGCCGTTAGGGTACGAGCCGATCCCCCTGGAAACCAGTGATGGCCGGGGTGAATACGTTCGTTTGCAGCGCCACTTGGCGGAAAGAGCTCAGCCGGTGCGGGCAGGCGTCCTGGCAGCTTACCGTGCCCTCCTGGAAACGGTTGAGTGA